The Larimichthys crocea isolate SSNF chromosome XII, L_crocea_2.0, whole genome shotgun sequence region CTATTAAggtatttatttgttgtgtgcTTTGATGTCTTCCCCTCGCCACAAACTGTCTAGTTGTCTCTGTTGGCCAGGGGAATTCCTGGCAGAGTGATTTTTGAGACTACAGGACTGAATCACATTGCCAGGGATTTCCAATGGCTGACATGAAGAAAGCAAGCTCGTTCTCACGAACGCAGATGCACACTAATTTGCtaactcacacacagtcacgcCCTTGTTTCTAATTTGCATACCGGCACATGAACGCACCCATTTCGCTCTCGGACACGAAGAGATGCTTTTATTACCTGGCTGTGCGGCAGCAGGACTTAACCCACATGTGAACAGTGAGTGTCTGCCATGTTCACAGTGGTTAAGTTCTGCCGCCACAGGGCTGCAGCCTGCAGGGAAAGAGTAAAGGTCAGGGAGGGGCTGCACCTCCATCAAACCACCGCTCCTCACATCAGACTTCAGATGAGCATGACGACATCTACTGCAATAATGTGCTTAATATGGATGACCTAGCGCTATTTTATATCCTCCAAAGACCCCAAAATATGAAATTCCTGAGATATAGCAAGTCTGTTCTCATGAAACAAACTTGATAAATGCTACATTTCCATTACAGTGTTAAACATTGCttacatttaatcattttatcttGGTGTATTAGCACCAGCAGCTGTTTATCTAAATCCAAATTTGCATTTTCCTTCAACGGTTGTATGGGAGTCCAGTTAAAATTTGTGCTACAGTGACTACAAAGTAGCTCAGTGCCAGTTTTTAACTGGAAATTGTGTATCGAGAAACACCTTCTCCTTTAAAACTGTGGTCATTAAAGAGGCAAAAACATGCTGACTCTCATTTCCTGGACTGATTGAATCTTTGACTGTCTTTTTCCACCAGACTTGAGATTCACACCTAATCACTTCTACCCTGACAGCTGTTGAAGGCCGAGTACATGTGTGGTTCACGGATGACTCACTTTTCTGTTGTGAAAGCGTAAGGGTGGTGCACTTTGGCCAGGAGCAGGTATCGCTGTCTATAAGCGTCTGGTAATAACTGGTAATCTGTTGAATTAGCTGAAATTGTGCAGCTTCAGTGTGTCCGTGTCTGCTAAATGTCAGCTGTCTCATTAGCGCTGGAGACTGCTCCTGTTTCTGTAGGGCGAGCAATCTGTCATCTTATGTCGTCATTTGTATCGCTGGCTGACCAGGGTCTCTGAGGGGGCAAAGTATGTCTGACTTTATGCTTGCATTCACGTTTTCTTTATGCTTCCACTTGTTGATTTCTGCATGAGCATGCATGTGTCTATTTATTTgaactgtgtgtgcatttgtgtgcaactttccagtgtgtgtgtgtgtgtgtgtgtgtgtgttttgtctctgccCTGACTCCCCACCCCTCGCTCCCTGCTGGGTCGGTCTCCTGTGCCTGCTGTGCTGATAATCAGTGTGTGACGTCGGCTGGCTCAGTTCAGCAGGAACAGGGGACTGGTCTCATttccacacacatatacacacacacacacatgcacacgcacatgcacacatctcaCTTTAATGATGACTGTAGCCTGTTTTGGATTTGTACGCGCAAATTTAGATATATGGATTTTAAAATAACTGACTGAATGTGATTGCAGATGATGTTTGTGTTAAGcagcattttttccccccacacgTTCTGTAATGAAACACTTTACTTGGATGTATGCCTGCTCTATTATTGCATTTATAGATCATTAAAAGCAgttttcatgaaaacatacaacatcaatgtgaatttaaaaaaatgattagaCTTTGAAATAGATACCTTGCATGTATTAAAGTACGTTTTAATAAGGTCTGACGTGTTTTTGTATATgtgtagcttttatttttggacaATTCAAAGCTAAAATCACTTTGTATTGGGTTTGTTGGTTGCaggtttgtaaaaaaacaaacaaattgattgatactgtgtgttttcatcaatattaaaaattaaaatgatatgaaaactaaaatgaaaaagtgtctttgtgttttttaactgtgCCATTAGTTACagaataaatcatatttacCGATACTTCTATCTTGTTTCTCTCTTGTTAAAGTCGGGGACAGAAAATCAAATGCCTGTTTTCATTCTAAATAAAGATTATACCAAGCTTTTTTCCCCTGACGAGCACCAGTATCTCCTCTCATCTTGTGTTCATCAGTGCAATATGCTGACTTTTGTGTTTGGCTGGAAGGAAAGTGTGCATAATCTCATGGCACCTGGTTGcctatttgtaaaaaaaaacacacacaaaaacagctctCAGCATGTTGCTTTAGTTAGGTCACAGTACAGATATGCAGCATTGACTTTTAACCTCCTATGAACATCTGCACAGTCTGCACAGTTTTTCCACACCTTGCATAGCTGAAGGTCTGAGAGACAGCAATCAAGTAATCAATAAATGAGAGAAttcaaaaaatacaaatatatatcgacaaaataattatttattattaaaggtcaaagtttttaatgcttttctattttgtaattcttgcctcttttttatttatatatgataTTTTACATACAATTTTTTAACATAGACtcctgaaaatgaaatggaTACAGTGTCCATGTTGAGACCGTGCACGTTTCTTGAAATCTGTTTCTTGTAAAGTCAGGAAACGGTAAGATATAACGTTGTATAACGACACGTATTGAAAGAGCTAACACAGCTCTGAACAAATCATTTCCTTTGAAGAGGAGCTTCAAGAGATGTGAAAAAAGTTGCAGTTGTTCCTTTACTTGCTCTCTTTTACATTTGCTTCATCTTCTAGTTTCACCATGACATAATGCAACAGGAACAGTAATAACCCCCTGGAGTCCAGGTTGAGTTTGTCACAGTTTAAACAGTCCTTACCCATTTTACCAATATATTATGTGCGTTTTTTCAGTCCTTACCCATTTTACCAATATATTATGTGCGTTTTTTCACCgttacacacaaatacagcagaaaATTGTAAGAAATGAACAATAGTATTATAAATTTATAGAGCAtgcaaaacatacacacatccaaGGTGAATTTTAGTGGATTTATGAACATCGCATTTCAATGCaatgcacatttgcacaagTTATTGGACAAGAGaccatatgtatatttttcttacgtatatatatatttctttagaGGTAGGACCATATGTTCTTCCTCCTAAGAGTTTATTAACTCATGCCTGTATATAGTGTGTGCCCGTTCTGTGTGGTTACatgtaatgctgctgcaacaaaagaatttccctAAAGTTCACATGAAGTAATAAGCATGAGCATGTTCTTCGCTGGTTTTATaccaacatttttttatctatgCATGGCTGTAAACcactgaaaatattaataattcagcGTTGTGAAAAAAATCAGAGAGGGTTGTCAGGGTGTCTGCACGTCACAAAGGTAAAAGAACCAAAAACCACAATGCATCCTCTTAATTTTCCCTGTCACCATGGCAGCCGGTGATCACGCTTCGTGGTTATAACAAATTTGATGTAAGACATCAAATGGCAGTCAGCAGAAATCCGGATGTTTGTCCTTGCCGCGTGGTTACTGTAGCAACCGTGACACATGGCCGTCATCAGCTTCAGCCAGGTGCGTCAGAAAAGGAGACGGCGGTTGAACTGACGACTTCCTGTTTCCGAGAAAGCAGCGTGAGGTGAAAGCTACCTACCCCTTTACCTCTCTCGTCCATTTATCAACGTCGGCTGTGCATTTATTGCCCCACTGTTTTCCTTCTATATCTCCACGTGCCCCTCCTCGGTCTTCCACCCACGCGCTTACCCTCTCACCTGCCGCTACCTCTGCAGGTTGGCCAATGGGCTTCCGAGGTGGGTGTTCCCATGGCAACACAACAGGTAAACAGAGGTGGAGATAAGGACGATGCAACAGGACAGGAGTactcatatgcacacacacacgagggtGGGGGTTTGGGTTCAGATGAGGGAAAttctataattatatattatatattatatatatatatatattatatatatatatatatatatattatatatatatatatatatatatacatatttaaaactTTGACTACTGTTGAATATAAGCATAATTTTAGGAGAATATTAACCAGAAAGAACCCTAAAAACAATGTTCTAGTGCATTTATACACATGACTATCtgtgtagatagatagatagatagatagatagatagatagatgcctCTGTTTTTGCTGCTAGCTACTACTTAAAACTTTGAATAATGTTGAATATAAGCATAATTTTAGGAGAATATTAACCAGAAAGAAccctaaaaacaatgtttgcatTACTTTTGCTGCACATAGCCCCAATAACCTCAGCTGTGACTGCAACACTGATtcactgtcaaaaaaaaaaaaaaaaaggacgctGAATAGTGCGTAGCAAATTCATATGTCACTCACACTCACTGATTATGATCATTTTTGCATCATTGCTGACAAGGTAGAGCGGACTGTACGCACCCCTGTGAGGCAAAATAAGGTAAATAACTGAGGGCAAATATATCAACACTTATATTATATGGATTATGATGTCTGACCGTCCTGATGACACAGTTCAGAGAGACTTTAGTGAAAAAGACAAagctgaaacaataaaagtaatcgattatgatataaatatgcaaatggGAACAAATCTATCCACTGtgtatttcctttcttttccctccactCCCCAAAGATCCACCCCACCCTGCAGCTGTGCAGCAGGTcaactctccctctccctccctgtctttttctccctccctgtctggCTCTTTGGTTCTcaccatataaaaaaaaaaaaaagctgccaaTCTGTCCAGGAGAAGACATAATTGCCATTATGACTGCGTCCCTGTacatcacacacagtgtactgaTTGTtctacagaggaggagggggcaaacactgtctgctctgtgcagacGCCACACAATATTATCATAGCGTGACTACagctcatccacacacacacacacacacacacacacacacacatacaagacacacacagacacacacacaggctctaTCTCACTCTTTTCACCCCGCTCAGTCTCCTTGTAATCTTTCCATTAAGCACAGAACAAACATAAGTTTCTAAAGGGTTGAAAATCCATACACCattaccttaaaaaaaaaaaaatcttttaactGTCAAGCCCtgggtaaacacacactcacacagtgccACCACCAATAGGAAATGATAGAAGGACTGAATGGAAAAGCAGTTTGTACAAAGAGGAACGCCCaacttgtgtgagtgtgtatgagtgtgtgtgtgtgtgtgtgacacatggGACTGAGGTTTTGGGAAAGTTGACCTTATCCCAGTTCCAAATCCACTTCTCCATCTCCgtttccaaaaaagaaaaggtcacCGTTCccactaaaaaaaagaaaaaaagaaaaaggacaccCTGACACTTTAAACAACtctcggaaaaaaaaaatcaggcttCAGTTAACatactatatacacacatttgtacAAAATCTACCCACATTTCCATTGCAAAGTCTCCAAATATAACTGAATCTAACAGTGACCATGTGTAAAGGATATGAGCGTAGCGATTAGCCAGAGGAAATATCCACTCCCACAACAGCAGACTGATCTATCGTGATGGGAAATGTCTTCATCATGTAACTAGATTGTGATTGATTCTGCCGGCAGCAGAAAGTCCCCACAACTGAGCAAGCACTAACCACACAAGCATAGGTTGTGATGCTCTTATGAGGCCCTCGGGGGGGATAAGAGGGGCGGATCTCACAAACAGTATCAAGGTGACTGGAGGCTATTATTAATGGAGCTCTGACGCAGCATTCGCCACACAGCGGAGTTCACCACCACTCGTACATGTGAATGAGATGCTTAAAACTTTCTGTTGCTTATTGTTTATTAAGAACGTAAATCTATAGAGATTGAAAGCTGAACCACAGTTTACAGAAGGATGTTTGAGTCTCTCaattacaagaaaaacaagctgtaaaatTTAAACgtttatataataaatacacagtGTTCACTTTATTTGTACAGTCTAATGCAATCCAGTACAACTGTTCTCCCATAAACTTTGCTTTTATGAGCACTGTAATGTTGTAGTGTTTGTTGACGCTGTCATAGAGGtgttaattaaatatgttgctCATAGTTGGTGatgttgttgtattgtattgGAGGTGTTTCAAATGTTACTTCCTTTATACATGTATAAGAGAAGGATATAAGAATCCCCTCTTAATATAATGTACGACCTTTAACCAAATTATAAACATGATTAAGAATTTACACATTCCATATAATGCAACCAAAAACGGATTGTAAATCTCCTTGTATGGAAAAGGTTTTGATTGTAGCggtacctaataaagtggccatGTGTATTTCTGAATGAATCATGCCACAGCTCACAACTCTTTCCATAGATACTAGTAGTTCACTTTGTGTTCCTAGACATATTTCAAATGTAACTAAGGAACTTCAAACTttgatattataaataatattttccatCATAGCAGTAATGCAAAAAAATCTATACAACAAAAGGTCACAAACAAAGTCATGTGAAGTGTCACAACGTGGATCCCTTGTGGCGTTCTCAGACACACCAACTGCACAAAGACTATTTTTGATAGTCCACTAAATACCCATTtagaacaggaaaaaaaaaaaatcacttatgATTTATTAAGAAAGATGTACAGGCACGTCTTTCATCCGGAAACAGCGGCGTAAAGGTAAAAGCAtggacaataaaacaaactgatattCAAGTTATGAGACTGTGTATCATGCCACAGCTGAACAAATCGAAACTCTTATAAAATAATATCTCATAAGTATGCATCCAATATCTttctgtcacacatacacactcgcaTACTCACACACAGCTAAAACTCTTTGGTACATGCAATAGCATGCTACCCATCCTATCTGAACAGATAGGAAAATAACTGTACTTGTCTTATCAAGTAAATATTATTATGGAAACCATTAAGACAGGAAACTCTCACCACTGACTCCCGGTTTTCAATTACAGCATTGTATGTAATGTTGCTTCTCTACGTTGCCATGCCATAACTGTGTATTTTCAACAGAACTGTTTAGAAGATCAAACTTGTATCGGCCGTTTGTCAAACAAGGGAAGTGCCGGAGGAACAAAGCTGGTTGTTGTTTCCAACAGAGCATTTAGGGAGGcaaatatttaatctgttttcttgCCAGCAGTCAGCTTGTCAGTGTGGAGAGCGAAGGTCTCTGCCACTATCAGAGGGAAGACTAAAGAGGCATCTGCATACACCTGGGAACACAGAACAGAGCAGTGTATCACTTTATGTTACACACTCTTACTGTTacaaacactgcagacactgccACCTTGAGGTTAAACTGGGGACCACAGCTCATTGTGAACACTGatctatttcatattttcataataaacCTAAACAGTGGAAAAttaaaggatgaaaaaaaaaaagatacggataagcagttatggaaaattgATGTATGAATGAATACTGGTATAATGCTGAGTACGGCAACAGTTAGTGTTTGATGACAGCCGATCATTATTAGAGAGCAAGGAAAATCCACATCTGAAAACACTTGTGGTGCATTATGCATCTGTAAAAAGGCATCtggaaaatatgtgaaatgacTAAGTGAAGCAGGAGGGATATCTCAAAATAATTAATCTAAGGACATATTTGTAATAAATGGAACATAATGTCGACATTAGTCTTTGTCTGGTAAATACTGCTGGGATAAATGTCGATACCTTGACAGGTTTAGCATCTGTTCTGATCTTGCCCCAGGATACGGCTTCATCAGGTCTGGCCCCAGAGTCAGAACCATCGAACTCCTGACCCgtgttcacaaacacagcatagTCGGCTCCGTTTCTCTGGAAGGACACCGGTGAGAGAAAGCGCATGGCGTTGTTGTAAGAGCTTTGCTTTGCTGACATTGGTTGTGCAAATAGAGGcatgtgtaaatctgtgaacagcaatattttttaatcataatgtAGCACCtaaaatcttaatctgtaaAGTAAGTGGCCACTAAAGCAGTTAAATCAATATATTTCTCCCCCTAAGTTGTGCTGGAACAGAAGTATGAAGTAGCATGACACTTAATTAAAGTACCttaaagctgcagtttttgaGTAAATGTTGATTGTACTGCTGATCCTGAACTGAAATTCTCAAAACTTTAGAGAATTATATACAAACCCTGATGTGAAATCATGTATAAGTAACAGAAAGTAAGAAACAAAGACCACATGACGTTCCTTACCATAAGATTAGCATTGGATATATGATGTTTGACCAGTCCTCCTCCCAGGATGATCATTCCTGTCCTTTTGGCGAACACAGCCTGGCTGTTCAACTTGCGAATATCTGAAATAGTAGTCCACATGCATGTTATGACCGACGGATAACACGAAGACAGCAGCTGTGGTGATCTTGTTCTGTAGCAGTGTTGTTACTTTTACCTTCTACTATGTCCAAAATCAAGCCAGGGTTCTTAAAAGAGTGGAAGTAGATCATGTCGCCCAGGGAGCCGTCTGTCAGGGCGGGACTGAACACTGGAATGTTGTTCTGacacagaacataaacaacatcaacatttaCTGACTGATGTACAGAATCTATGGTTGCCAATGAAAGTGACTTTAGTCTTCCAACTTCCAACTCATCAGCGTTATCATTTCAAGCACTTTGACTTTGTGTCTTGGGTGGTTTCGTTTTTACCAATATAACCAGCACTCACCTTGTACGCCCAGTAATACACAGACTCAGTATTATTGATCTCCTTGCCAAGCCGGTGGATCATCTTGGAGGGAGTCCAACGAGTgccctgaaacaaaaaaagtaaaaaaatcacATGGATTAGACAATGTTACTTTATTACAAAGGCCATCCTGACTGTACCAACTCTGCGGATCCTCCACCCAGACACCCACCTCAGTGTTCTGCTCCAACAACATCTGGTCCAGGATGGGTATCAGCCAGTCTTCAAACTTACAGTAGTTGTCATTGGGCACCAACAGATTTCCTATCCTACATCCGGCCGGCAGAGACaaggagaagagaaataaatgttaattaagGAGCTTTCGAGGTTCTGGTAGGTggaaattgtttgttttggacagagacagttcccatgttttcaatgtttgtgctaagctaacataACTAACTAGATATTTACCGTACAGGCACAAGAGTGGTAGAAATCTTCTCAGGTAAGTCTCAGCCAGAAAGTGGATGAACATATGCATATCCTATAATGTCAGACTACTTTAAGGCTCAGTATAAATTGTGAGAAGTATTATGCATCAGTCAATGCCAACCTGTTGATGCCTCTCTGGCGGAGATCCTTGCCAGGCATGCTGAAGTCTCCCAAGTACGTGTGAGCCAAGCACTTGATGAGATCTTCCTCTATGCCTCCAGCTGTGGTTA contains the following coding sequences:
- the dhps gene encoding deoxyhypusine synthase; translation: MADQAPSVAMEAVLKPSCDLPEDMPKIRGYDFNQGVDLQAVLKSYLTTGFQASRLGLAIQEINQMIEKRLEPVEPDEGNECDKSGESKSGCTIFLGYTSNLISSGVRESIRYLAEHKMVDVIVTTAGGIEEDLIKCLAHTYLGDFSMPGKDLRQRGINRIGNLLVPNDNYCKFEDWLIPILDQMLLEQNTEGTRWTPSKMIHRLGKEINNTESVYYWAYKNNIPVFSPALTDGSLGDMIYFHSFKNPGLILDIVEDIRKLNSQAVFAKRTGMIILGGGLVKHHISNANLMRNGADYAVFVNTGQEFDGSDSGARPDEAVSWGKIRTDAKPVKVYADASLVFPLIVAETFALHTDKLTAGKKTD